The following nucleotide sequence is from Saccharothrix texasensis.
AGGCGTGCCGGCAGGTGCGCCACGACGTCGGCCGCGACAACGTGTTCTTCCTGCACGTGTCGCTGGTGCCCTACCTCGCGCCGTCGGGCGAGCTGAAGACCAAGCCGACGCAGCACTCCGTGGCCGCGCTGCGCAACATCGGCATCCAGCCCGACGCCATCGTGTGCCGGGCGGACCGGGAGATCCCGGACGCGCTCAAGCGCAAGATCGGCCTGATGTGCGACGTGGACAACGAAGCCGTGGTGGCGGCGGTGGACGCGCGGTCCATCTACGACATCCCCAAGGTGCTGCACGGCGAGGGCCTGGACGCGTACGTGGTGCGGCGGTTGGACCTGCCGTTCCGCGACGTCGACTGGACCGTGTGGGGCGACCTGCTCGAGCGCGTGCACAACCCGTCCGAGAAGGTCCGCGTCGGCCTGGTCGGCAAGTACGTCGACCTGCCCGACGCCTACCTGTCGGTGACCGAGGCGCTGCGGGCCGGCGGGTTCGCGCACCGCACCAAGGTCGAGATCGTGTGGGTGCCGTCCGACGAGTGCCAGACGCCGTCCGGCGCGGCGCACGCCCTGGGCGGGCTCGACGCGATCCTCATCCCCGGTGGGTTCGGGGTGCGCGGCATCGAGGGCAAGATCGGCGCGATCACCTACGCCCGGACCCGCGGCATCCCGCTGCTGGGCCTGTGCCTGGGGTTGCAGTGCCTGGTCATCGAGGCGGCGCGGAACCTCGCGGGCATCGCCGACGCGAACTCCTCGGAGTTCGAGGACACCGGGTCGCCGGTGATCAGCACCATGGCCGACCAGGAGGACGTCGTCTCCGGGCAGCGGGACATGGGCGGCACGATGCGGCTCGGCGCCTACCCGGCGTCGTTGCTGCCGGGTTCGCAGGTGGCGGCGGCGTACGGGTCGCTGGAGGTGTCCGAGCGGCACCGGCACCGGTACGAGGTCAACAACGCCTACCGCTCGAAGCTGGGCGACGCGGGGTTGGTGTTCTCCGGGACGTCGCCGGACGGGCGGCTGGTGGAGTTCGTCGAGCTGCCCGCCGACGTGCACCCGTTCTTCGTGGCCACGCAGGCGCACCCGGAGCTGAAGTCCCGCCCGACCCGCCCGCACCCGCTGTTCGCGGCGTTCGTGAAGGCGGCGTTGGACTACCGGCTGGCCGACCGGCTGCCGCTGCCCGAGACCGCGGGGGCCGCGCAGTGACTCCTCGGCACGAGTTCGGGACTGTTTCGTCGCGGGACGTGCACGTCGGGCGCGTCGTCGCGTTGCGGGTGGACGAGGTCGCCATGCCTGGTGGCGGTACGGCATCGCGCGAGGTGGTGGAACACCTCGGCGCGGTGGCGGTGGTGGCCTTGGACGAGGCCGGTGCGGTGAGGTTGATCCACCAGTACCGGCACCCGCTGGGCCGGCGGCTCTGGGAGCTGCCGGCCGGGCTGTTGGACGGGGGTGACGAGACGCCGCTGGCCGCCGCGGAGCGGGAACTGGCCGAGGAGGTCGGGCTGGCGGCGTCGGAGTGGGTGACGTTGGTGGACGTCGCCGTGTCACCCGGGTTCACCGACGAGGTGGTGCGGGTGTTCCTGGCTCGTGGGCTCACCGAGGTCGATCGTGACGTGCAGGGCGACGAAGAGGCCGACCTGGAGGCGAAGAGCTTCCCGTTGGCCGAGGCGGTGGACATGGTCCTGGCCGGGGAGATCGTCAACGGCCCCGCCGTGTCCGGGCTGCTCGCCGCGCACGCCGTGATCACCGGCGGCGGAACGGGGCGCCCCTCCGACGCCCCGTTCACCGACCGCCCGACCCGCTTCGCCGCCCGCAGTTCCTGACCCGGAACTCGCGGCGCCCGGACGTGCGGCACGCGGGCGCTGGACGTACGACTCTCGCGAGAGTCGTACCTCCGGCCCCCGCGTGTCCTACGTTCGGAACAGGTGTGTCCTACGTTCGGAACACGTGAGTTGAACGTTCAGGGCCCGCCGGGGCGCCCGTTCAGGTGCAGGTCGGGCAGGGGCGGGCGCTCGCACTCGCGGTCGAACGGCGTGGCGCCGCGCGGTGTCCGCCGGCCCTGCCGCTTCTCCGCCCGGCGGACCGCCGCGCAGGCCGCCAGGTGCAGCTTCCACCGGTCCCGCAGCACCAGCAGCACGTCCAGCGCCGCCGTCAACGCCCGCTCGTCGTGCTGGAACGGGCCCACCACCAGTTCCAGGTACCGCATGGTGTCCTCGTGCGGCGCGGCGTGGCGGCGCCGCACGCACGAGCGGAACGACGACGCGCGGTGCGGCAGGGCAAAGTCGCGTCGGCGGCGCGGCGCGCGTACCAGGAGAAGCCCATGATCGGTGGGTGTCCCAGGTCTGGGAGCGGATAATGGTGTTCGTGGGCGTGCGATGGCCGTTGGCGGTGGCTGCGGCGGCGGTGGGCGGGTGCGGGGTGCTGTTGTTCGTGGATCCCAACCAGCCCGGGTCGTTCCTGCCGCCGTGCCCGCTCTACGCGTTGACCGGCATCCAGTGCCCGGCCTGCGGGTCGACCCGGATGGTGCACGCCCTGCTGCACGGCGACGTGGTCGGCGCCTGGCACTTCAACGCGGTGATGCTGCTGGTGGGGCTGCCGCTGCTGGTGTGGCTGTGGGCGCGGTGGTTCCGGGCGGCCAGGCGCGGCCGGCC
It contains:
- a CDS encoding NUDIX domain-containing protein, which translates into the protein MHVGRVVALRVDEVAMPGGGTASREVVEHLGAVAVVALDEAGAVRLIHQYRHPLGRRLWELPAGLLDGGDETPLAAAERELAEEVGLAASEWVTLVDVAVSPGFTDEVVRVFLARGLTEVDRDVQGDEEADLEAKSFPLAEAVDMVLAGEIVNGPAVSGLLAAHAVITGGGTGRPSDAPFTDRPTRFAARSS
- a CDS encoding CTP synthase, whose amino-acid sequence is MVQQARTTKHVFVTGGVASSLGKGLTASSLGQLLTSRGLRVTMQKLDPYLNVDPGTMNPFQHGEVFVTDDGAETDLDIGHYERFLARDLSGDANVTTGQVYSEVIAKERRGEYLGDTVQVIPHITDEIKRRIRAMAEPGPDGVVPDVVITEVGGTVGDIESLPFLEACRQVRHDVGRDNVFFLHVSLVPYLAPSGELKTKPTQHSVAALRNIGIQPDAIVCRADREIPDALKRKIGLMCDVDNEAVVAAVDARSIYDIPKVLHGEGLDAYVVRRLDLPFRDVDWTVWGDLLERVHNPSEKVRVGLVGKYVDLPDAYLSVTEALRAGGFAHRTKVEIVWVPSDECQTPSGAAHALGGLDAILIPGGFGVRGIEGKIGAITYARTRGIPLLGLCLGLQCLVIEAARNLAGIADANSSEFEDTGSPVISTMADQEDVVSGQRDMGGTMRLGAYPASLLPGSQVAAAYGSLEVSERHRHRYEVNNAYRSKLGDAGLVFSGTSPDGRLVEFVELPADVHPFFVATQAHPELKSRPTRPHPLFAAFVKAALDYRLADRLPLPETAGAAQ
- a CDS encoding DUF2752 domain-containing protein, which translates into the protein MSQVWERIMVFVGVRWPLAVAAAAVGGCGVLLFVDPNQPGSFLPPCPLYALTGIQCPACGSTRMVHALLHGDVVGAWHFNAVMLLVGLPLLVWLWARWFRAARRGRPTPPVSGKVGVPVVALAVTWMLARNLVA